The Myxococcaceae bacterium JPH2 nucleotide sequence GAAGAGCACGATGATGACGAACATGTCGACGAGCGGGGTGATGAGCAGGTCGGCAAACCCGCTCTTCTTCCCGTGACCGCCGTGGCCGAAGACCTTGGAGTGCTCGAGCCGCTTGCCGTACCGCTTGCCAGGAACCTTGATGGCCATGGTGTGTGGGCTCCGTTCCTAGCCCATCGCCGCGGAGACGGACACCTGAGGGAGTCCGGATCCGATGCACTCGTCGATGATGCGGACCAGGTCCTCGTAACGGACCTTGTCCTCGGTCTGCAGCGTGATGGCGGTCTGGTCCGGCAACTGCGCCTTGAGTTCCTTGAAGCGCGCCACCAGCTTGACCAGGTCCGGACGGCCCTTGTCATCCCGGGTGATGGGAATGGGGTCGAACGCGCTCTGATCCGCGGTGAGGCGCAGCTCCGTGGGGGTGACGAGCAGGGTGAGCTGGACCGTCTTGGTCTTCTCCTCCTCCTGCTGTTCCTCCGTGGAGGCGCCTCCCGCCTGGGACACCTGGAGACGGCCAATCTGGGTCCAGACGGCCGTCATGATGAGGAAGCTGATGGTCACTGCCATCAAATCAATGAAGGGGACCAGATTGATGGCAACGTCGAGTGGCTTCTTGCCACCCTTACCCGAGTTGCCGAGGTCCATTCCGCCGGCCATGGCGACATCCTCCTGTGACCGTGCTGGTGATTGAACGACAAAGGGCGCGCGATCAGAGACCCACCGGGACTCCAGACAGCGCGCCCACGCTCCAGGTTCCTCGGACTACTCCTCGTCCTTGGAGACCGGCACGCTCAGGTTCTTGAACTTGTCCCGGTTGGCCACGATGAGGTTGAGCACCGCGACGCTGGTCTCGTTGATGTCGTTGATGAGGGCCTGGGTGCGGCCCATCAGCACGGAGAAGGCGATGAGCGCCGGGATGGCCGTCACCAGACCGAAGCCCGTGCAGTTCATGGCTTCAGAAATACCGTTGGCGAGGATGGTCGCCTTGTCCGCCGGGTTCACGTTCGCCACGGCCTCGAAACAGGTGATGAGACCGTTCACCGTTCCCAGGAGGCCGGAGAGCATGGCCGCGTTGCCGAGCATGGCCAGGTAGCCCGTGCGCGCCTCGAGCTTCGGCGTCTCGCGGAGGCTGGCCTCGTCGAGGGCGGCCTGGACCTCGTCCTCACCCTTCGGGACGTTCATCAGGCCGGCCTTGATGACGTTGGTCAGCGGCGTGGACTTCTGGCCGGCCACGTAGTTGATGGCCTTGTCCAGGTCACCTGCGTAGATGTGCTTCTTCAGGCCACGCAGGAAGCCCTCCTTGTTGATGGAGGACTTCATGAAGAGCACCAGGCTGCGCTCGATGATGATCGCCAGCGCGATGACGAGGCAGATGGCGATGGGGTACATACCGGCCTGGCCGGCTTCCCAACGACGACCCAGTTCCTCGATGAAAGTCTCGTTGGCGCCGCCCGCGTTCGCCAGAACGGGCAGATTGGTCACGAACCCCAGGTTCATCACTGATGGCCTCCGATGGGCGGAGCGACTCGGACTCCCGGGCCGCTCCGGCCTGCCGCCAACCCAGTGGACGTCCACTCGGGCCCACGACAGGAATAAAGAATCACGGTGCTCGCGAGTCTAGGAACCACCCCAGGGTGTGTCAAGGCAGCCTGGCCCGCGTTACACCCTGAAATCTCACAGGAATTTTGCGCTGAAGTGCCTCTTGTCCATGAACCAGAGGACACCTCTGCTGGCGCATTCCCAACCGTCGGACAAGTGCATGGCCGGCGGCTGGGGAGGAGCGCCGGGGCATGGTATGCGCGCGGACCATGGCCCGGAAGCGCATTGGAGAACTCCTGGTGGAGCGGGGGGCGATCAGCCCCGCGCAGCTCGAGGCGGGGCTCGCCGCCCAGCGACAGACCCGGCAACGACTGGGGGTGACGCTCATCGCACAGGGCGCCATCACCGAGGCGACCTTGGCGCAGGCGCTGAGCGACGCCTTGGGAATCCCGCAGGTGGACCTGGCGGCGATCACCCCAGACTGGGCCGCGGTGCACATGCTGCGCGCCCGCTTCTGCGAGCAGCATGACCTGTTCCCTTTCGCACTGGAGAGCGTGGGCGGGCGCCGGCAGCTCGTGGTGGCGCTGAGCGATCCGCTCAACGTGACGGCCGTGGAGGAGATGGAGTTCACCACCGGACTCAAGGTGAGCGCGCGCGTGGCGGCGCTGTCCGCGGTGCGCAGCGCCATCCTCCGCTACTACCACAAGGTGCCCGTGACCTCCGCGCCCCGGCCCGGAGCGCCGGAGCGCCCCGCCGCGGTGGCTCGGCCCGCGGTGGCCCGGCCCGTCGCGCGCCCCGTGACGGTGCTGGAGGAGGACGACGAGGAGGTCATCGTCGGCGAGGAGCTGCCCGCGGGCGAGAAGACCCAGCGCACCTCGCTGGCGGACCTCATCCGGGAGCGAGAGACCCAGCGCAAGCAGCGCCGGGAGCAGGCCCCCGCCGCGCGCCCGCGCGGCTCCGGCGGTGGTGGCGTGCTGGACGACCTGGACTACCTCTTCGGACAGGCTCGCGAGGAGCCCGAGCGGCTGGAGGAACTGGAGCGCCGCTTCTGGGCGCTCATGCGCATCATGGCGCGCAAGGGCCTGCTGTCGAAGGAGGAGTTCACCCGCGAGCTGGATGACGAGGCGGGCGAGGACTGAGCCCCGCCGCCCCGCTTCAGTCCACGGGCAGGGGCAGCCGCACGATGAACGTGGTGCCCTCGCCCACGGTGCTCTGCACGGTGAGGCGCCCGCCGTGGTTCTCCACGATGCCCTGGCAGATGGAGAGCCCCAGACCGGTGCCCTTCCCCTCCGGCTTGGTGGTGAAGAAGGGCTCGAAGATGCGCGTGAGGTGACGCACCTCGATGCCCGTGCCGGTGTCCCGGACCGTCACCACGGCCTCCTGCTCCTCGCGGCGGGTGGCGAGGAAGACGGAGCCCCCGGGGGCCATCGCGTGGCAGGCATTGGTGATGAGGTTGACGAAGACCTGCACCAGGTTGGCCCGCACGGCGGACAGCGGCGGCAGCTCGGCGAAGTCGCGGTGCACGCTGACGCGCGCCTGCGTCACCACGTGCTCGCAGAAGCCCACCGCCATGTCGACCACCGCGTTGAGCGCCACCCGCTCCGGCCGGTCCTGCGCGGGCCGCGCGTAGCTCACCAGGTCGCGCGTGAAGCGCAGGATGCGGTGGCTGCTCTCCAGGATTTTCTTCAGCTTCTCCTGGTCCGCGGGGTTGGCACCGGGCGTGGTGCGTGAACGCTGGAGCAGCGCGTCCGCGTACGTGGCCACGGCCGTCATGGGGTTGTTGATTTCGTGCACCACGCTGGCCGCGAGCTGACCGATGGAGGCCAGCTTCTCCGCGTGGATGATGCGCTTCTCCAGCTCCTTCACCACCGTGATGTCCTGCCCGATGGCGATGACACCCTCCACCTCCGCGTGATGCGTGAGCATGGAGGAGGTGGCGAAGGACACGCGCACTTCGGCGCCGTCGCTCGCGAGGAGCCGCGTCTCGAAGCTGTTCACCGACTCCCCGCGCATCGCCGAGGCGATGATGGGTGCCACGCGCATGTGCTCGGCCTCGGGCACGAGCGAGAAGATGTCCTTGCCCAGCACCTCATCCTTGCGCAGCCCGGTGAGCGCGCTGAGCGCCTGGTTGAAGACCACCACGCGCCGGTCCCGGTTGACCACCAGGATGAGGGCGTTGGCCTTCTCCAGCAGCTCCTCGAGGTACTTGCGCACGAACGTGAGCTCGTCGATGAGCTTCGCGTTCTTCACCGCCACGGCCACCTGATTGGCCAGCTGCAGGAGCACGCGCTCGTCATGCGCGTCGT carries:
- a CDS encoding biopolymer transporter ExbD, whose protein sequence is MAGGMDLGNSGKGGKKPLDVAINLVPFIDLMAVTISFLIMTAVWTQIGRLQVSQAGGASTEEQQEEEKTKTVQLTLLVTPTELRLTADQSAFDPIPITRDDKGRPDLVKLVARFKELKAQLPDQTAITLQTEDKVRYEDLVRIIDECIGSGLPQVSVSAAMG
- a CDS encoding general secretion pathway protein GspE, which translates into the protein MARKRIGELLVERGAISPAQLEAGLAAQRQTRQRLGVTLIAQGAITEATLAQALSDALGIPQVDLAAITPDWAAVHMLRARFCEQHDLFPFALESVGGRRQLVVALSDPLNVTAVEEMEFTTGLKVSARVAALSAVRSAILRYYHKVPVTSAPRPGAPERPAAVARPAVARPVARPVTVLEEDDEEVIVGEELPAGEKTQRTSLADLIRERETQRKQRREQAPAARPRGSGGGGVLDDLDYLFGQAREEPERLEELERRFWALMRIMARKGLLSKEEFTRELDDEAGED
- a CDS encoding PAS domain S-box protein gives rise to the protein MRRTGGVSPESFEAFFDALDEPAAICDAALRLTVINESFRRFCAERDLTLEQLTQALAMVDPPLDGATCEVELPLPGLHAVVVTLSRRAETVAVRARTEPELARGRLVMAERALLEQARTEGVLLDLGRSVAEAGGEEELVAAVARGVKELFPGRAFCIRIVDARTGGLTSLYAEGRLKEGAHEPLVLFQRAVEKTNLATAALPVGRVTVAQEVPLLFHGSTRAVSAPLVASGQLFGAINMEYPEGFDADDAHDERVLLQLANQVAVAVKNAKLIDELTFVRKYLEELLEKANALILVVNRDRRVVVFNQALSALTGLRKDEVLGKDIFSLVPEAEHMRVAPIIASAMRGESVNSFETRLLASDGAEVRVSFATSSMLTHHAEVEGVIAIGQDITVVKELEKRIIHAEKLASIGQLAASVVHEINNPMTAVATYADALLQRSRTTPGANPADQEKLKKILESSHRILRFTRDLVSYARPAQDRPERVALNAVVDMAVGFCEHVVTQARVSVHRDFAELPPLSAVRANLVQVFVNLITNACHAMAPGGSVFLATRREEQEAVVTVRDTGTGIEVRHLTRIFEPFFTTKPEGKGTGLGLSICQGIVENHGGRLTVQSTVGEGTTFIVRLPLPVD
- a CDS encoding MotA/TolQ/ExbB proton channel family protein; translated protein: MNLGFVTNLPVLANAGGANETFIEELGRRWEAGQAGMYPIAICLVIALAIIIERSLVLFMKSSINKEGFLRGLKKHIYAGDLDKAINYVAGQKSTPLTNVIKAGLMNVPKGEDEVQAALDEASLRETPKLEARTGYLAMLGNAAMLSGLLGTVNGLITCFEAVANVNPADKATILANGISEAMNCTGFGLVTAIPALIAFSVLMGRTQALINDINETSVAVLNLIVANRDKFKNLSVPVSKDEE